Below is a genomic region from Bacillus mycoides.
AGGCGGAAGCGTTAAGGATCGTTTAGGAAGAGAATTAATTGAAGATGCGCTAGAAAAAGGGCTTGTTGCAGAGGGCGGAACAATTATTGAACCGACGGCTGGAAATACCGGCATTGGACTGGCACTTGCAGCGTTAGAACATGATTTACGCGTTATTGTTTGTGTACCAGAGAAATTTAGTATTGAAAAACAAGAAATAATGAAAGCACTAGGTGCAAAGGTCGTGCATACACCGACTGAGCAAGGAATGACCGGCGCAATTGCAAAGGCAAAAGAATTAGTAAATGAAATACCGAATTCATACTCTCCAAGTCAGTTTGCGAATGAAGCAAACCCTCGTGCTTATTTCAAAACATTAGGTCCTGAACTTTGGGATGCATTGAATGGAGAAATTAACATATTTGTTGCAGGGGCAGGAACTGGCGGTACGTTTATGGGAACTGCGTCTTATTTAAAAGAGAAAAACATTGATATTAAGACGGTTATTGTAGAACCAGAAGGATCTATTTTAAATGGTGGTAAAGCTGGTTCACATGAAACAGAAGGGATTGGTCTTGAATTCATCCCGCCATTTTTAAAAACATCTTATTTTGATGAAATTCATACAATTTCTGATCGACATGCATTTTTACGAGTGAAAGAGTTAGCGCAAAAAGAAGGCCTTCTCGTTGGGAGCTCTTCAGGAGCAGCGTTTCATGCAAGCTTACTTGAGGCAGAGAAAGCAGCACCAGGTACGAATATTGTAACGATTTTTCCTGATAGTAGTGAGCGCTATTTAAGTAAAGACATATACAAAGGATGGGAATAAAAAATGAGAGCAAAGACAAAATTAATTCATGGTATTCGCATAGGAGAACCTTCAACTGGATCTGTAAACGTACCGATTTATCAAACAAGTACGTATAAACAAGAAGCAGTTGGTAAGCATCAAGGATATGAATATTCACGTACAGGCAACCCAACACGTGCAGCTTTAGAAGAAATGATTGCAGTCTTAGAAAATGGTCATGCTGGATTTGCATTTGGTTCAGGGATGGCAGCTATTACAGCAACTATTATGCTATTCTCAAAAGGAGATCACGTCATTTTAACAGATGATGTTTATGGCGGAACGTACCGTGTTATTACAAAAGTATTAAACCGCTTCGGCATTGAGCATACATTTGTAGATACAACAAACCTAGAGGAAGTTGTAGAAGCGATTCGTCCAAATACGAAAGCGATTTATGTAGAAACACCAACGAACCCATTACTAAAAATTACTGATATTAAGAAAATATCTGCTCTTGCTAAAGAGAAAGATTTATTAACAATTATTGATAACACATTCATGACGCCATATTGGCAGTCGCCAATTTCTTTAGGAGCAGACATTGTGCTTCATAGTGCAACGAAATATTTAGGAGGACATAGTGACGTAGTTGCAGGCCTAGTAGTTGTAAATAGCCCGCAATTAGCAGAAGACCTTCACTTTGTACAAAACTCAACAGGAGGTATTCTTGGCCCACAAGATAGCTTCTTACTACTTCGTGGTTTAAAAACATTAGGAATTCGTATGGAAGAACATGAAACGAATTCACGTGCGATTGCCGAGTTTTTAAATAACCATCCGAAAGTAAATAAAGTATATTATCCAGGTCTTGAATCACATCAAAATCATGAATTAGCAAAAGAACAGGCGAACGGATTTGGTGCAATCATCTCATTCGATGTAGATAGTGAAGAAACATTAAATAGAATACTTGAGAAGTTACAGTACTTTACACTTGCTGAAAGCTTAGGAGCAGTAGAAAGTTTAATTTCGATTCCATCACAAATGACACATGCATCAATCCCAGCAGATCGCCGTAAAGAATTAGGAATTACAGATACATTAATTCGAATCTCTGTTGGTATTGAAGATGGAGAAGATTTAATTGAAGATTTGGCACAAGCACTAGCATAATAAAAATGCACTGCTAATGTAGAGCAGTGCATTTTTATTATATTAATTTGTGAAATATTTCACAAATTAGACATACACAAATGAAATGATTTCATGTATATTGAATTCATGAAATGTTATTCACGAATAAACTTGTGAAATATTTCACAAACAATGAGATTCATGTAGGACGGTAACTCTATTTTTTTTCGCTAATCGGGACTTGTTATGACCTATAGGGACTTATAAAGACCGTGATAACAGAATAGGAGGAAATTTACATGGTAGTCAAAGAGAAAGTTGTAAATGAAATGCAAGAGGTAAAAGAGATGATTGATACGTTAGTAGATAACGGTCAAAAAGCTTTACAAGCATTAGAAAGTTTTACACAAGAGCAAATTGACAACATTGTTCATGAAATGGCGCTTGCGGGTGTCGATCAACATATGCCGCTTGCGAAGTTGGCTGTTGAAGAAACGGGCCGTGGCGTATATGAAGATAAATGCATTAAAAATATTTTTGCCACTGAATATATTTGGCATAGTATAAAGAAAGATAAAACGGTAGGGATTATTCATGAAGATCCTCATGAAGAAATAATAGAAATCGCAGAACCTGTCGGTGTAGTAGCTGGGGTAACGCCAGTAACGAACCCAACATCGACAACAATGTTTAAAGCATTAATCGCGATAAAAACGAGAAATCCAATTATTTTCGCATTTCATCCTTCTGCACAAAACTGTTCCGTTGCAGCGGCAAAAACAGTATATGATGCAGCAGTGAAAGCTGGTGCACCAAAGCATTGTATTCAATGGATTGAAAGACCTTCTGTGGAAGCAACGAAACAATTAATGAACCATGATGGTGTCGCACTCGTTCTAGCAACTGGAGGGGCTGGTATGGTGAAATCGGCTTATTCTACTGGTAAACCCGCGCTAGGTGTAGGGCCAGGTAATGTACCATGTTATATAGAGAAATCGGCACATGTAAAACGTGCTGTTAATGATTTGATTTTATCGAAAACATTTGATAACGGTATGATTTGTGCGTCAGAACAAGCCATCATTGTAGATAAGGAAATCTATAATGATGTTAAAGCAGAAATGATTGCAAATAATTGTTATTTTGTAACAGAGGAAGAGAGAAAGAAATTAGAAAAGCTTGTTATTAATGAAAATACATGTGCAGTAAATAGTGATATTGTTGGGAAATCAGCACAGTATATTGCTGAATTAGTAGGAATTACTGTACCTGAACATACAAAAATGCTTGTAGCTGAAATTAAAGGCATCGGAGCAGCGTATCCACTATCTCGTGAGAAACTGAGCCCAGTGTTAGCTTGTGTAAAAGCAAATTCATTAGAAGAAGGATTTACATATTGCGAAGAAATGTTAGAGCTTGGTGGCCTAGGGCATTCAGCGGTTATCCATTCTACAAATAAAGAAGTACAAAAACAATTTGGGTTACGTATGAAAGCCTGCCGTCTCATTGTAAATGCACCTTCATCACAAGGTGGAATTGGTGATATATATAATGGATTTATTCCATCACTTACGCTTGGTTGTGGCTCCTACGGGAAAAACTCAGTTTCCCAAAACGTAACGGCGACTCATTTATTAAATATAAAAAGGTTGGCAAATAGAAAAAAGAATATGCAGTGGTTCAAATTACCACCCAAAATTTATTTTGAAAAACATGCGACAGCATATTTAGCAAACATGCCTAACATTTCCCGTGCATTTATTGTAACGGATCCAGGGATGGTTGAGCACGGTTATGTAGATACAGTTACGCACTATTTACGTAAGCATACAAATGATGTGAAAGTTGAAGTTTTCTTTGAAGTTGAGCCAGATCCATCAGATGAAACTGTATTTAAAGGTGCGGACATGATGAAAAGCTTTAAACCAGATGTAATTATCGCGCTTGGTGGCGGTTCAGCTATGGATGCAGCAAAAGGGATGTGGCTATTCTATGAGCACCCAGAAACGACATTCTATGGAATAAAACAGAAGTTTTTAGAGATAAGAAAACGTACATGTAAGTATCCGAACTTGGGAAATAAAGCACAATTTGTTGCCATTCCAACAACATCAGGGACGGGATCAGAAGTGACGCCATTTGCGGTTATTACAGATAAGAAAAATAATATTAAATACCCGCTTGCGGATTATGAATTAACACCAGATGTAGCGATTGTTGATCCACAATTTGTAATGACAGTACCACCTCATGTGACGGCAGATACTGGTATGGACGTATTAACACATGCAATTGAAGCGTATGTGTCTGTTCTGGCAAATGACTATACTGATGGTTTAGCATTAAAAGCAATTGATCTCGTATTTAAATATTTACCGAGAGCATATAAAGATGGAAATGATGAAGAAGCACGAGAAAAAATGCATAATGCTTCCGCAATCGCAGGGATGGCATTTGCAAATGCTTTCCTAGGTATTAATCATAGTTTAGCGCATAAAATTGGACCGGAATTCCATATTCCGCATGGACGTGCGAATGCAATTCTTATGCCGCACGTAGTTCGCTATAATGCTATTAAGCCAAGAAAACACGCATTGTTCCCAAAATATGAGCACTTTGTGGCTGATGAACGCTATGCACATATTGCGAGAATGCTCGGGCTTCCAGCAAGCTCAACAGCGGAAGGTGTGGAATCACTCGTCCAAGCAATTATTGAGCTTGGAAAAAGCTTAAATATAAATATGAGTATTGCAGGACAAGGAGTTGCTAAAGACCAATTTGAAGGGGTTGTTGGATTATTAGCAGAAAGAGCTTTTGAAGATCAATGTACAACAGCTAATCCAAAATTACCGCTCATTTCAGAGCTGAAAGAAATCTATATAGAAGCATATAAAGGCGTATAATAGATAAAAAAGAGCCGCGAGTAAGCGGCTCTTTTTTACTTTGGAAAACATCTCCCAGATTGGTTCTATTTACTTGTCTTTAAGCTTGATAGAATGTGATAAAGTGAGGATGGGAGTGATAAGCAGATGAAAGAATTACAAGAAAAAATAGCAGATTATACCCGGTTTGCACAAGTACTTTTAGCTATAAGTACATTTTTAATGATCGGTTTATTAATTCCAAGTGGAATAAAAAGTATGGTACAGTCTTTTGTTATGATGGGGAGTATTATTGTATTTTTAGTTCTTGCTTTTTTCTTCTTTAAGCGTGTTAGAACGATGCGTGATCAATTAGAGGAGAGCGAATATGAAGAAAATTGTTAAATAGGGCGCTACGAAAAGAAGAAATCTTTTTGTAGCGTTTTTTCATTTTTGTAGAAAATGTATGCGTTTCATATTGACAATGATAATCCTTATCAATTAAAGTAGAATAGTAGTTAATGATTATTATTATCAATTAGAGGTGAAAGAATGAACAAATCTATTACGCTGTTCACAGCGATCTTATCTATTTTTTTCTTATTAATAGGTTGCAGTGCAAAAGAAAACGAAAAAGCATCCGCAACAAAAACAGACAAAGGAACAGACAAAATCGAAATTACCGATCTCTCAGACAGAAAGATAACATTCAATAAAGTTCCTGAAAGTTTTGCTACGTTGAGTATGGGAGACATGGATATTATTCATGCTTTAGGTGGAAAAATAGTAGGTCGTCTGGATACAAAATTAACTCTCCCAGAGGAATTAAAGAAAGCACAAGTAATCGGGAATGCACATCAACCGAATTTTGAGCAAATTGCTAGTTTAAAACCGGATGTACTTGTTGCTAACAATGGATTCCAAAAGAACATTCCAACGGTCGAAGGACAAGGAACAAAAGTAATCATTTCTTCAGCCAACTCTGTAAAAGATATTCAAAAGGGTATTGAAATGTATGGAACAGTAATGAAGAAAGAAGATAAAGCAAAAGAGCTTAACCAAAAAATTAATGATCAAATGAAGAAATATGAGAAAAAGAGTGACGTTAAAGCGTTGCTAGTTTATGGAGCACCAGGCACTTATCTAGCAGCATTACCAACATCTCTATCAGGGGATATTTTAGAAAAAACAGGCGGGAAAAATATCGCAGCTAGTTTTCCAGAAATGAAAGAGTATCCGCAATATGCACAGCTAAGTGTAGAACGTATTATTGAAGCAAATCCAGATGTGATTTATTTAATTACACATGGAGATCCCAATAGTGTGAAAAAAGCATTTGAAGGCGAAATGATGAAAAATGAAGCATGGAAAAATTTAGATGCAGTAAAACAAAATCGTGTAGTTATTTTACCACCAGATTTATTTGGATCAAATCCTGGGACAAAAGTTACAGAAGCGATGGACTTTATGTATAAAAGTATACAAGATGTAAGGAAATGATAAGTATGGAGAGTAGTGAAATAGTAAGAGAAAAGGAACATCCTTTTGCGAGAAAAAGGTGGATAATAACAGTTACTTTAGTCGTATTAACTGTTCTAGGTCTTTTTTATGGCCTTTTTGCAGGGAGCTTATCTTTTTCTTTACGAGACATTATAGAAGGTATACAAGATGAAGGTTCGACAGTTCATCGAATTGTATGGGATCTTCGTATACCGAGAGTGCTCGTTGGTTTTATAGTAGGAACGTGTTTAGCTGCATCAGGAGCATTATTGCAAGGGGTTATGAGAAATCCTCTTGCAGATCCTGGAATTATCGGAGTTTCATCAGGAGCAGGTCTTGTAGCAATTATAATCATGATTTTATTTCCTCAACATATGGCATTCTTACCACTAGGAGCGTTTTTAGGAGCTTTTATTACAGCAATGGTCATTTACGCACTATCATGGCAAAAGGGGGCGCCACCTTCACGAATTGTATTAGTAGGTGTTTCAATAAACGCCTTAATTGGTGCAGCGACTTCAGCGCTAATGTTATTACATAGCGACAAAGTACAATCAGTTTTACCGTGGTTAGCTGGTGGTATTGGTGGTGTTAGTTGGGCACATTTAAATATGATTATTTACTATGCGATATTCGCTATTATATTAGCTTTCTTCGGTATTAAACATATTCGAGTATTAATGCTTGGGGATGAAATGGCAAAATTATTAGGGTATAACGTGGAAAGAAGTCGGTTTTATTTAATAGTAGTAAGTACAATGTTAGCTGGAATAGCAGTTAGTGTTTCTGGTCTTATTGGATTTGTCGGTCTTGTTGTACCGCATATGTTACGTTTATTAGTTGGAAATGACTATAAATATTTACTGCCATTATCATGCCTTGGCGGTGGGATATTACTTGTTTTTGCGGATGCGATAGCTCGAAGTTGGTTCGATCCAATCGAATTGCCTGTTGGTATTTTATTGTCCTTCTTAGGTGGTCCGTTCTTCTTATATTTAATCCATAGAGGAGGAAAACAACGTGATTTCCGTTAACAAGGTGTTTTACGCACATTCTGAAAGATTTCAAATGCAAAATATGAATGTACATATTAAAGCTGGAGAAATCGTTAGTTTAATCGGCCCGAATGGATCGGGGAAATCTACTTTGCTTCGTTTAATAGCACGGCTACTTAAACAAAGCGAAGGAGACATCATTTTAGATGGGGAAAATATTTATACGATGAAGAGTGCAGATGTAGCGAAGCAATTAGCGATGTTACCACAAATGCACGATCATCAATTAGATTTAACAGTGAAAGAACTAATAGAGTTCGGAAGAGGTCCTCATAAATCATGGAGTAGTCGCTTAAATAAAGAAGATGAAGAAATTGTTGATTGGGCATTGTCTGTTACAAAGCTTGAAGGGTATGAATATCGTCTTTTACAATCCTTATCAGGAGGAGAAAGGCAACGTGCTTGGATTGCAATGACGCTTGCACAACGCACAAATGTCTTACTATTAGATGAACCAACAACCTTTTTAGATATCGTCCATCAGTTAGAAGTAATGGAACTTGTTAAACGATTAAACGAAGAGTTTGGTATGACGATTGTAATGGTTTTACATGATATTAATCAAGCGGCTCAATATAGCGATCGTTTACTCGTATTAAAACAAGGGAAGATTCAGTATGATGGCGTACCAGAAGAAGTACTATGTCATCAAATGTTTCAGCGTGTATTTGGAATTGAAGTTGATATATTCCAAGGGAGTGACAAGCCATTTTTTACACCGAAACGAATTTGTGAAAAGGGAGAAGAGAGATGCAAACAGACGAGCGTATTACCACTGAGTTAGTAAGGGAATTTGTTATGGCAGCTCACGGAGATCTAGAAAGAGTACAGGAGCTTTTGGCCGAATCACCGAGCTTACTTCATGCTTCTTATAATTGGGGTGGCTCAGATTGGGAAAGTGCCTTAGGAGCAGCGGCCCATGTAGGCCGTAAAGATATTGCTCTTTATTTACTGGAAAAGGGAGCTCGGATGGATATTTTTGCAGCAGCTATGCTGGGTGAACTTGAAGTCGTACAAGCCATTTTAGTAGCACAACCAGAAGCATTACGTGCATCTGGCCCACATGGCATCTCTCTTCTTCAACATGCACGAATGGGTGGAGAAAAAGCTCAGCGTGTATTTGAGTACTTAACAGTGCTTTCTTAATGACCGCAAAGTTCTTATGTGCGGTAAACTTTCCACTCAAAGGATTGGAGGGTTTACCGCCCGTTAGAACGGGATAAGTATCTAGTATATTTGAAAATCCTACACCCCCTCAATTGTAGTTTTCTTTATACTAGTTATGATATGGATGCAGTAGACACTCTTTTGTCTACTGCTTTTTTTTGATATAATACACTTTTATAAGATTGAATTTTCTTTCTTTTTGGTAACTTTCTTGATATGAATTATTCAACACTTACGTAGTTTGAAATATGTTGTTATGTAATGAGGTTCAAAATGATGGGAGTGAATAAAAGAGTGTTCCATACAGATCGCTTACAATTTCGCAAATATACAATGGATGATTTACCATTTTATGCTTCTTTATGGGGGGATGAGAAGGTAATGCGCTATATTGGAAATGGAACGTTAAAAACATTTATGCAATGTAAAAAAAGTTTGGAGGAGAGGGTACTTCCAAATTATAAAAATGGTCTCGGTTTATTTGTAATGA
It encodes:
- a CDS encoding O-acetylserine dependent cystathionine beta-synthase gives rise to the protein MNVYRGVHELIGHTPIVEITRFSLPKGVRLFAKLEFYNPGGSVKDRLGRELIEDALEKGLVAEGGTIIEPTAGNTGIGLALAALEHDLRVIVCVPEKFSIEKQEIMKALGAKVVHTPTEQGMTGAIAKAKELVNEIPNSYSPSQFANEANPRAYFKTLGPELWDALNGEINIFVAGAGTGGTFMGTASYLKEKNIDIKTVIVEPEGSILNGGKAGSHETEGIGLEFIPPFLKTSYFDEIHTISDRHAFLRVKELAQKEGLLVGSSSGAAFHASLLEAEKAAPGTNIVTIFPDSSERYLSKDIYKGWE
- a CDS encoding bifunctional cystathionine gamma-lyase/homocysteine desulfhydrase, which translates into the protein MRAKTKLIHGIRIGEPSTGSVNVPIYQTSTYKQEAVGKHQGYEYSRTGNPTRAALEEMIAVLENGHAGFAFGSGMAAITATIMLFSKGDHVILTDDVYGGTYRVITKVLNRFGIEHTFVDTTNLEEVVEAIRPNTKAIYVETPTNPLLKITDIKKISALAKEKDLLTIIDNTFMTPYWQSPISLGADIVLHSATKYLGGHSDVVAGLVVVNSPQLAEDLHFVQNSTGGILGPQDSFLLLRGLKTLGIRMEEHETNSRAIAEFLNNHPKVNKVYYPGLESHQNHELAKEQANGFGAIISFDVDSEETLNRILEKLQYFTLAESLGAVESLISIPSQMTHASIPADRRKELGITDTLIRISVGIEDGEDLIEDLAQALA
- the adhE gene encoding bifunctional acetaldehyde-CoA/alcohol dehydrogenase produces the protein MVVKEKVVNEMQEVKEMIDTLVDNGQKALQALESFTQEQIDNIVHEMALAGVDQHMPLAKLAVEETGRGVYEDKCIKNIFATEYIWHSIKKDKTVGIIHEDPHEEIIEIAEPVGVVAGVTPVTNPTSTTMFKALIAIKTRNPIIFAFHPSAQNCSVAAAKTVYDAAVKAGAPKHCIQWIERPSVEATKQLMNHDGVALVLATGGAGMVKSAYSTGKPALGVGPGNVPCYIEKSAHVKRAVNDLILSKTFDNGMICASEQAIIVDKEIYNDVKAEMIANNCYFVTEEERKKLEKLVINENTCAVNSDIVGKSAQYIAELVGITVPEHTKMLVAEIKGIGAAYPLSREKLSPVLACVKANSLEEGFTYCEEMLELGGLGHSAVIHSTNKEVQKQFGLRMKACRLIVNAPSSQGGIGDIYNGFIPSLTLGCGSYGKNSVSQNVTATHLLNIKRLANRKKNMQWFKLPPKIYFEKHATAYLANMPNISRAFIVTDPGMVEHGYVDTVTHYLRKHTNDVKVEVFFEVEPDPSDETVFKGADMMKSFKPDVIIALGGGSAMDAAKGMWLFYEHPETTFYGIKQKFLEIRKRTCKYPNLGNKAQFVAIPTTSGTGSEVTPFAVITDKKNNIKYPLADYELTPDVAIVDPQFVMTVPPHVTADTGMDVLTHAIEAYVSVLANDYTDGLALKAIDLVFKYLPRAYKDGNDEEAREKMHNASAIAGMAFANAFLGINHSLAHKIGPEFHIPHGRANAILMPHVVRYNAIKPRKHALFPKYEHFVADERYAHIARMLGLPASSTAEGVESLVQAIIELGKSLNINMSIAGQGVAKDQFEGVVGLLAERAFEDQCTTANPKLPLISELKEIYIEAYKGV
- a CDS encoding YrhC family protein, whose amino-acid sequence is MKELQEKIADYTRFAQVLLAISTFLMIGLLIPSGIKSMVQSFVMMGSIIVFLVLAFFFFKRVRTMRDQLEESEYEENC
- a CDS encoding ABC transporter substrate-binding protein, encoding MNKSITLFTAILSIFFLLIGCSAKENEKASATKTDKGTDKIEITDLSDRKITFNKVPESFATLSMGDMDIIHALGGKIVGRLDTKLTLPEELKKAQVIGNAHQPNFEQIASLKPDVLVANNGFQKNIPTVEGQGTKVIISSANSVKDIQKGIEMYGTVMKKEDKAKELNQKINDQMKKYEKKSDVKALLVYGAPGTYLAALPTSLSGDILEKTGGKNIAASFPEMKEYPQYAQLSVERIIEANPDVIYLITHGDPNSVKKAFEGEMMKNEAWKNLDAVKQNRVVILPPDLFGSNPGTKVTEAMDFMYKSIQDVRK
- a CDS encoding FecCD family ABC transporter permease yields the protein MESSEIVREKEHPFARKRWIITVTLVVLTVLGLFYGLFAGSLSFSLRDIIEGIQDEGSTVHRIVWDLRIPRVLVGFIVGTCLAASGALLQGVMRNPLADPGIIGVSSGAGLVAIIIMILFPQHMAFLPLGAFLGAFITAMVIYALSWQKGAPPSRIVLVGVSINALIGAATSALMLLHSDKVQSVLPWLAGGIGGVSWAHLNMIIYYAIFAIILAFFGIKHIRVLMLGDEMAKLLGYNVERSRFYLIVVSTMLAGIAVSVSGLIGFVGLVVPHMLRLLVGNDYKYLLPLSCLGGGILLVFADAIARSWFDPIELPVGILLSFLGGPFFLYLIHRGGKQRDFR
- a CDS encoding ABC transporter ATP-binding protein, which produces MISVNKVFYAHSERFQMQNMNVHIKAGEIVSLIGPNGSGKSTLLRLIARLLKQSEGDIILDGENIYTMKSADVAKQLAMLPQMHDHQLDLTVKELIEFGRGPHKSWSSRLNKEDEEIVDWALSVTKLEGYEYRLLQSLSGGERQRAWIAMTLAQRTNVLLLDEPTTFLDIVHQLEVMELVKRLNEEFGMTIVMVLHDINQAAQYSDRLLVLKQGKIQYDGVPEEVLCHQMFQRVFGIEVDIFQGSDKPFFTPKRICEKGEERCKQTSVLPLS
- a CDS encoding ankyrin repeat domain-containing protein, which gives rise to MQTDERITTELVREFVMAAHGDLERVQELLAESPSLLHASYNWGGSDWESALGAAAHVGRKDIALYLLEKGARMDIFAAAMLGELEVVQAILVAQPEALRASGPHGISLLQHARMGGEKAQRVFEYLTVLS